Proteins from a genomic interval of Uloborus diversus isolate 005 chromosome 4, Udiv.v.3.1, whole genome shotgun sequence:
- the LOC129220480 gene encoding amine sulfotransferase-like, translating to MAETPSDMPHSQIVEGLRIPTLFSADAFRSGMRYKPRKDDVIIATFPKCGTTWTQHVVDLIFRHGEKPASSIDAIMTPFLDAAGAEGAENVPRPGSLKCHYPFHMVPWSDDAKYIYVTRNPKDACVSFYHHMKNISGIGVSESFDSFFDRFIAGNVDYGDYFDHLLGWYKHRNDPNVLFMTYEEMKKDIKAAILKIASFMDDKLYAEPLRSDPEKLENIVKYSSVKHMKESVNKAMEDMFNTPKEEALKSNMPEPMKKLIATRNTSEKHNPNTGNFVRKGIVGDWRNHFSEEQSKRMDEKFAERTKGTEIANWWKEYM from the exons ATGGCAGAAACTCCATCAGACATGCCACATTCTCAAATCGTGGAAGGTTTGCGGATCCCCACACTGTTTTCGGCTGATGCCTTTCGCTCAGGCATGCGTTACAAACCCCGCAAAGATGACGTCATCATCGCCACCTTCCCAAAGTGCGGAACCACTTGGACTCAGCACGTGGTCGACCTTATTTTTCGGCATGGCGAAAAACCGGCTTCTTCAATAGACGCCATCATGACACCTTTCCTGGACGCTGCTG GTGCCGAAGGGGCCGAGAATGTGCCACGACCTGGGTCTTTGAAGTGCCACTACCCCTTCCACATGGTTCCATGGTCAGATGACGCTAAGTACATTTACGTCACCAGGAACCCTAAAGATGCCTGCGTCTCTTTCTATCATCACATGAAGAACATTTCTGGAATTGGAGTTTCTGAAAGTTTCGACTCTTTCTTCGACCGTTTCATTGCTGGAAATGTTGACTACGGAGATTATTTTGATCATCTCCTCGGGTGGTATAAGCACAG GAACGATCCGAACGTGCTTTTTATGACGTACGAAGAGATGAAAAAAGACATTAAagcagcaattttaaaaattgcttcttttaTGGATGATAAATTATACGCCGAGCCGTTACGCAGTGATCCGGAAAAACTCGAAAATATTGTTAAGTATAGTAGTGTAAAGCATATGAAAGAATCGGTGAATAAGGCAATGGAGGACATGTTTAACACTCCAAAGGAAGAAGCCCTGAAATCTAATATGCCAGAACCAATGAAAAAGCTGATAGCCACTCGAAACACGAGCGAGAAACATAATCCTAATACAGGTAACTTCGTTCGTAAAGGAATTGTGGGCGATTGGCGCAACCACTTTTCCGAAGAACAAAgtaaacgcatggatgaaaaatTCGCTGAAAGAACAAAAGGCACTGAGATTGCAAATTGGTGGAAGGAATATATGTAA